The window cttctcgctctataCCAACTCTCAgctctgtcattcgctcgcatggcttctacTACCACAGCTATGCGGATGaaacccaactaattctctccttccctcattcAGGCACCCAGGTGGCAGCACGgatctgactgacatctctcagtggatgtctgctcaccatctgaaaatcaacccagacaagactgaactacttctctttctgggaaaCGATTCTCCGACCTAGGACTTGACGGTTAGCTTCGGCAGCTCCAGTTAACGCTCGCTTTGACTGCTAGTAACCTCGGCGTGACGCTTGACtgtcaactctccctgactcccaacattactgcgacaacatgatcctgtagatacacgctctacaacatcggGAGAATacatccccttctcactcagtcATTTCTAACTtacaaatgacatgtaatgtaaaccaTTGTAAAAGAGTTTTACAACACTTGCAACAAATGCAACACTTACAGTGGGTGAAAGTGTCAGAAAGGTCATCGAAGGTCAAATGACTTTGAAGGGGCTCCATTTTCTGCATGGTTGTTACCTTTACTCTTTATACGTTCATGACAGAATCTATCAGAATCTATTATCTTAATTAGATTTATCATATATGCAAAGAATGCTGGAACAGAACGAATACTGCAAAAGTGGTTAAACTAGTGTGACGTGACCCCCCCATGATAGAATAAAGTGTAAAGTAACGAATTGGATCAGTTCCACCACTGCAGTACAATATATGAATGAggcaataaaacaatatttcgcAGGGGTTATGTTCCTTGAAAACAGCGTTTTGTAACGAGCACGTAAGGTGAATCTAACTGGGGGGAAAGTCATGTTCCGTATGACGGTGGACCCCACGTGATCAATCCCGCTGCAGTGATTGGCCGAGAGGCGCATAGTTGCGTTTTATAGGCCAAAGGCTTTCAGCGCATTCTGTTTATTGGGGCCGGTGCAGTAACGACATTTAACAATGCTCTTCAATAAGGTACGTGCCGTTCAAATAGCTTGAACTCACTAACGTGTGGCCTACATTCGTTATTTACATCTAGCTTCGTCCGAGTCAATCAAGTGACTGTTTTGCTCGCTAACGTTACGTCACAAGACGTCCCCACTACCGTTCATAACACCGCGAGTAGTAGTAACCTGCCGCATGTTGGTCACAAAGCGACCCGCTCTTATAACGTTCGTTGAATTGAATATATCGAAGCTAACGGACGAATTGCAATGCAGGAAACCTAAGCTGAACTGATGTAAGTAATAGTAGTACACGTAGTAGTAGTGTTAATAGTAGCGTTACCACTATTCGTAGTGATAGCTAGTTTCTAGCCGGCGCCTGAgaatgggtttgtttttttcatgctcGGGTCGGAGGGAGAATCTTTGTCAATCTGATGTTTTATCgaaggaatatttattttaatagtttGCTATGTAGTTGCTAAACATTATTTGAAGAGCTGCGTCTTTAACGTTTTTTGTCAATACTGGCTTAATTGTAGGACTCCGACACTACAATCATTTTCTGTACAAATATCCACATAAATGGATTATAAATAGtaataaaactaaaacattgAATTAGAATTTAGCCCAAAGTTCTGTCATGGCCTTTGAAATAGTAGGTTGAACAAATATCCTCTCTGTAGCCTTTACAGATTAAATTAATCATAATGTAACGTTTCGTGTCAATAAAGAGCCAGGTTCTTATCACTCGGgtttattgttgcctgttgtcgGCCACAGCCACGCCATTCCACACACCCGGTCATCAACTTAGTCAGAACAgaacttccccttcctgtgctccccgaaaactacacacattccccggaaggggcggtaccccaaccctggcctacgtaacagtaacattaatcagaGCCATATACATTTATGAACTTAAGGCACGCTACAATAATGatgtattctatatatatatatttttttttactgtgtatatattgtgcatttttcattctcactttatttactgtactgctgctattacacacacattttcccctTGGGGATTAATTAAAGTGTATAtctattttgtttctttatattCCACTGCTATGTTCATACTTCAAAACGGTATTTTATTCTATATTGTAATATTATTTGGTACATCTGCATTTACTAATTGATTCACAGGGACTATAATCTGTCCAACAAAACCCATGAATTTATCATTGAAAAAACGTACGGGAATAACGTTGGCTGCGAGTGAGTTCTCGTGATAACACGTTTCTTCAAATCTTCCCATGAACCTTTGCGATTCCTCTTTCTAGCCGGCGCCTGAGAATGGGTACGTGTTTTCGCGCTCGGGTCGGTGGGAGAATCTTTGTCCATCTGATGTTTTATCGAaggaatatttctttaatagtTTTCTATGTAGTTGCTAAATATTATTTGAAGAGATGCGTCTTTAACTTAGCTGACTACAGTCAGTTTGTTgcgttttaatgaaaatatttgtgaaGGCTTTGCGAAGTCCTCCAAGATGGCTGCACTCGTTGGCCATGGAGTTGGCGTAAGTGTGatagaaaaaggcaaaaatTCGCTGTTAATGAGGTTTTCGAATATTGAAATGAGATTCAATGTTCTGTTTAAATTCTACCCTTCGGGATTAGTGTTTACGTTCTTCAAAGCTCCAAGCTATTGGCGAGGCAAAGTCGATTTTAGCATTAGCTAGCCGGTTAACGCTGAACATGTCACGTTGCTATGCTAAAATTCATCGTAATGGTCGAAATAAtacttatttttaaatgaatgtagcCACTTTCAACCTTGCATATGCCTAACCTGTATCTGTAACTAACGTTTACGTAAGCAAGTCCTAACGTGGATACACGGGTTGCATGTTAGCCCTTAGTAGGCCTACGTTTCTTTTTAGGCCCTACATTTCTGTTGTGACTGGTGAATTGGAAGCGTTTTGACAAACACGTGCTTCCCATTCCGTTTAATAGAACTTCAAATTAATATAGGAATTCTGactttcattttgaataatCGTTAATGCAGCTAACCATCGTACTCAATTCACGGAAGTGCAGGCACCATTCAGCTGATGGAGGGATCTTAGAAATGGCTTGAGCTACATGATGAAACCAATGGAATCCATAATTAATATTGCGGACAACCTATACCTTGGAGAACTGATTGCCCAAGCTCAGAAAATAACACTGCAGTGTCCTTTTTGTTGTATCATGATTTAACCCCCGCTCTTGTCTATTCTATCTTGTATTTCAGGTATCTCCAGGGATAACTGGCATAAACGCCGCAAGACCGGTGGTAAACGCAAGCCCTACCACAAGAAAAGGAAGTATGAACTTGGGCGCCCTCCTGCAAACACAAAGGTATGTATGAGCCAGTGTTCACCTACTCTCAATCTACTAGATTTTGTAAAGCGTGAGTGATGAAAACATGACCTTAGGTTTGTCTTTTTGAGCCGTCTTGGTTCAAAGTTCTAGACCTACCAATGTTAGGACTTGTCATAGTTACACTGACCCGCTTCAACATATGCACTGTACGGTTTACAATTCTGTCATAACTTTTATCAAATTaaattgtgtgtgttctctACAACACCTGAGTAAGGCCTGTTACCAATGTGTTGCCCTTTTAAAGATATGTTTGACTAAAATGGTGGGAGAATTGGCAGCTAATGGCCTTTTAATATATGAATGCAGGCTGCACACGCAAGACCAGAATTATCGATGTGGTCTACAATGCCTCAAACAACGAGCTTGTCCGAACCAAGACCCTGGTGACCCAAGAACTGCATCGTCTTGGTCGACCGCCTTCCCTACAGGCAGTGGTATGAGGCCCACTTTGCCACTCCGCTGGGACGCAAGAAGGGAGCAAAGCTGGTACGTGTGCCAGAATTTTTGTTTACATGCCGTTTAGTGAAATACTAATTTATCATGGCCATTCGCCTGGTACTAGTAGGTAGCTGAATTCCCTTCATGGAAATTGGTCGCAACGCGCCAGTTGCATCTTAACCTTATTTCACTCCATATATTTGCTGGCCTTGTTGGACTAGTCAAACATTGAGGTCTAAAATACACTTTTCAGGGGGTGCTTGATGGATGGCATATACTTTGTTACAACTTGCGTCACCAACGGAAAAGTAGTtggacccccccaaaaaagtctTTCAATGAAGATAACTTCAGTTCTGCTACTGAATGAAAGTGATGAAAATGAAGACTGAGAAAGACAAATTACCTACACCCACCACCCCCTTTTGTGCTGTCAATTTAGAGTAACGCAACTAGTGTTTAGGAGAGATGTGAGCTTTTCATTTGCTTGAATGTGCACCAACTGAAGTGTATTCCCCTCTCAGATCAGCCCATTCTTGGAAGAGCAGTTCCTGCAGGGAAAGCTCCTTGGTAAGTCCACATGTTAACTATTATAGTAGCTATCCTAAAATGCTTTAGGGTTATTTAATCTGCATCTCTTTGGAAAGACTGGTTGCTGTTGGTGGTTAAAACACAAGACTCCAGAATCTTGTTGGATGTGTCTGACCTGTTTCCTGTTCATAATTTAAATATTCTCCTCTCAAATTCATATATTTATAGTGATGTCATTTTGATAATCAAATCTTTTGATGTTTGGATACATTCCACTTTATTGAGATAGACATTTCTACGTTCAACTAAGTTTAAAAGCACTAGAATACTATTTTCCTTCATGGCATTCGTTGCAGACTGTGATTTGGTGCAGGTCTTTCAATGAAGATAACTTCAGTTCTGCTACTGAATGAAAGTGATGAAAATGAAGACTGAGAAAGACAAAttacctacccccccccccccccccccctcgcgctTTTAATTTAGTGTAACGCAACCAGTTGTGAGCTTTTCATTTGCTTGAATGTGCACCAACTGAAGTGTATTCCCCCTCTACTGTAGACACCTCCTCAACAAGAAAAGATCAAAGAGGACCCAGAAGTACGATGAGCGTAAAAAGACAGCCAAGATCAGCCAGCTCTTGGAAGAGCAGTTCCAGCAGGGAAAGCTCCTTGGTAAGTCGACATGTTAACTATTATAGTAGCTATCCTAAAATGCTATAAGCCTCGTTTATGATTCTGTGTTGTCAGAGCgccgcagacgcaagacccccttgcgtgccttttcacaccttccttgcgtgtcgagccatttttctaggcttgcgacgcaagcctcccgcaacGCACAAGgcattggtccgctaactacatcctttacggattctcacatttccgctttcatagccgataccaccattattaaaacgaagaatgtttacgagagaacggatcagatttaagaacttttgtcggaagaaatgcgtaaatatgaccgcttatacaagcagtcattggcgggttggattcaccgAGGGAGATCGCacaagaggtgcacaaagttgtggaggaaaaaaacgggacgaatgtgtccgcgatgaaaagcagcagtggctaTGCAgagggcaataaagtctaagatgaataaataaacagactCTGTAGGCAGTCTTCAACAAAAACGCGTTACTCCCCCTGTTCTGGCAGTGAATTGCTCTGCGACACaggcaagccttttagaaccatgaattgaaacgagtgcgttgacacagaagcatgcgccagcctttagggTTATCTAATCTGCATCTTTGTAAATACTGGTTGCTCTTGGTGGTTAAAACGCAAGACTCCAGAATCTTGTTAGATGTGTCTGACCTGTTTCCTGGGATtcagaatttaatttaaatattctCATCTCaaattcatatatttatattgatgTCATTTTGATAATCAAATCTTTTGATGTTTGGATACATTCCTCTTTATTTAGATATAAAATTATACCTTCAACTAAGTTTAAAAGCACTGTAATACTATTTCCCTTCATGGCATTCGTTACAAACTGATTTGGTGCAGGTCTTTCAATGAAGATAACTTCAGTTCTGCTACTGAATGAAAGTGATGATAATGAAGACTGAGAAAGACAACAAATTACCTACAAGCCCCCCGCTCTTAAATCACTGATTATTTTCTCCACTCCTGCAGCTTGCATTGCATCCAGACCGGGCCAGTGCGGCAGGACAGACGGCTACATCCTGGAAGGAAGAGCTTGAGTTCTACCTGAGGAACATCAAGGCCAAGAAAGGCAAATAGATGTACAGCTGTTTGATCCTTCAATGAAATGCGAACGCCACAAACTGTCTACTGACACTTCTTTCTAACGGGATGGGTTTAAATCTTGGACATAACATGTCTTAACATTTTATAAAGTGCATAAATTCTAATCTGTATATTTTAAAGTATTAGTTGGTGTTACGTcccctgttctgtgtgtgtgtgtgttcattcatacaggtggtactgatcatccatgatctccgttcatcttggctccacccactctcgttacccggttcagctgtttccactcatctccaatcccatcatgcccttctgtcagtatatgtacccctgtgtttgtttcacccaaGAAGGGTGTCACTCCGGTTGTGTGTATGGAGTGCTGGTGTATGGTAGTTATTTAGTTCTGGTGATGTGGTGTACtgtgtattcaattaattgtgttttttctttgttatttttcttacagGGGGATGAGGAGTAGTTTAGCCCTGCTCCGGAGTTTACATACCTGCACGTAGGGTTACTCTCCTGTCTAACAACACTAGCTACACCTGGCTGGGCCACCTActgtaagtttggttagggcgccttgttaGTGTGCCAGTTAGTGGTTTTCGTTGGGAGATAGGACAGGTAAGGGGGTGGgaggcattttgttcttttctttgctttggtaccgccagccctcctcatttcccctgttaacagcgcttaaataaaagcctgcttACCCTAACTTCAggtattgttgttttcttgcaccTACGACGCCATACCCGTTTACTGGTCACAGGACGTCCTCGGCAGTGGCGTGAATCCCACTCCCCTCCTGGGGAGTCAGAACGTAACAGTTGGTAAACCTTTAATATagtgtaaaaatatatttaaatagctGTTTGATGTCATTTAAACTTAACATGTGTTAAACCAATAAACTGAAGGTGCCCGTATGTTTTACAATAAAACCAAAGTAACTTTGTGGGGCAAAAGACTGACAAATCTGTACTCTGCGCCAATTATTGATATCAAACCAGAAATCCAGCTCCATATGCACTGAGACCTCAATAAaagccatttaaaaacaatctGACAATCCGCCTACAATCACCTGAATGTTATGGATTAGAGCATTTACGTCTGGAACTGATTTGGAAAAACTTCCTTTAATCTTCAGCACTAAACTTGACTATTTTAATTGTGGGGAGTGCTTTGCTGAATGGTTAAAGCCAAAATACATGTCAGACCTGCTGCTTCCTTAGAAACCACCCCGACCCCACCAGGTTGTCTGTCGGGTCTGTTCTGCTCCCAGAGTCGAAACAACGCGCAGAAGCGGCGCTCAGTTCTTGTGTTCCACACATCTGGAACAAGCTCTCAAAGCTGCCAGTCTGCTGAGACGAAGACTTCTGTTAACGTATAAATCTTAAATCTGATTTAGGATTTCAAATTGTAACCCTTTAAAAAGTCCTTTGTGAGTTTGCTTCAAATCCCGTTCACAAGCAAATTTCTCTATTTTTCAATAATACTCACCGGGAAATTATCTGTTAAAGCATGTCATCGTAGGTGAATACAGTGGTTCTGTCACTAACACTTAACCCTTTCTGTCAACtcactttggaggaagaaaaagttCCTAGGCCTACGCCCAACTCAATTTTAGCAAACCAGTCCATGTTGACTGGTTACAATTGAGCAAACTGATTTGAGAGTAAACCCTTCAGGAACTTTGTCTCaggctctcctctctcccttctctcgttcTACCTTGAGGGCTGctcctaccgggtaacctggagaggatccgtgtcggaaccttgtccttttactactggagttcctcagggttccttCCTGGGTCTCTTCTTCTCGCTCTATACCAACTCTCGGCTCTGTCATTCACTCGCATGACTACTACCACAGCTATGCGGTTAACTCTGGCAACTCCATGTTAACGCCCGCTTTGACTGCTAGTAACCTCGCCGTGACACTTAACAGTCAACTCTCCCAGACTCCcaacaacacaatcctgtagatacacgctctacaacatcaggagaatacatcCCCTTCTTACTCAGTCATTTCTAACTtacaaatgacatgtaatgtaaaccattttaaaaggattttaCAATGCAtatcttttcaaaacaaaactaatAGATATGTGTGGACCAACTCAATGAGCCTGCTTTCCACCTTACCTTGGTGGGATTATTGATGGGGCGTTTAAATTAGACAAGCAGGTTAGCTCTGTGATTAAGGCTAGCTTCGGCTTCTAGCCAAAGTCAACCGCCTACagcttgtgcagaatgcagcagcccgcCTCCTAACCGGGACAAAAGCATGGGCACATAATGccagtgctttcctctctccactggcttccggtTAGGTTCAGAATGGATTTTaagaatcttttatttgtttttaagtctctgcatggactggtcccagaatatttatccagccttattaatgtgcatcaaccctccagagccctgaggtcagctgaccagctggttctgaacgttcctcggtcgttccttaaaacaaaaggagatcgagccttcgcagtagcggctcccagactgtggaatgctttgccgttttctgtgcggtctgcgacgagcctttccacttttaaaactcTTAAGACTCACTTCTTcacattggcctttggctgagGTAAATCACCTGCATCGATCTTTTATGTGTTCgctttttactgtttattttattttttgcttgtttgttttacgtttgcttgtattgttttattgatgcggattgtttttatcctgtaaagcactttggctggccactggcctttaaaagtgctgtataaataaaattgacattgacattgacatttccACTACAAATCTTTTCAACTTGCAGACGTGATACGGCCACCCTCAATTCACTCAATGTTGAGCTTTGatctgtatttcattttgagaGAGGCAACAGCAGGAAAGTGGATCTCACAGGTAGGAGGATGTGGCGTCGAGACGCAGAATGCCCACAGCCTCGTGTCCGATGGATGGTCGCCAAGAGCAACGAGCATGGAATCTGGTTTGTGCTCCATGTTGATGGTCACATCTAGTCATCTGGGGAAAATGCAACACTTACGGTGGGTGAAAGTGTCAGAAAGGTCATCGAAGGTCAAGGGGCTCTATTTTCTGCATGGTTGTTACCTTTACTCTTTATACGTTCATGACATAATCTATCACAAtctattattttaattatatttatcatATTTGCAAAGAATGCTGGAACAGAACAAATGCTGCAAAAGTGGTTAAACTAGTGtgacgtgacccccccccccccatgatgaAATAAAGTGTAAAGTAACGAATTGGATCAGTTCCACCACTGCAGTACAATATATGAACgagacaataaaacaatatttcccGTGGGGTTATGTTTATTGACTGTAAATATCGTTTTGTAACGAAGGTGAATCTAACTGGGGGAAAAGTCATGTCCCGGATGACGGTGGACCCCACGTGTTCAATCCCGCTGCAGTGATTGGCCGAGAGGCGCATAGTCGTTTTATAGGCCAAAGGTTTTCAGCGCAGTCTGTTTATCGGGGCCGGAACAGTAACGACATTTAACAATGCTCTTCAATAAGGTACGTGCCGTTCAAATAGCTTGAACTCACTAACGTGTGGCCTACATTCGTTCTTTACATGTAGCTTCGTCCGAGTCAGTCGAGTGACGGTTTTTCTCGCTAACGTAACGTCACGGCGGTTTTGGTCTCCGTAACACAAGACGTCCTCACTACCGTTCATAACACCGCGAAAGTAACGCCTGGGCCTCAAGTAGCCTGCCGCATGTTGGTCACAAAGCGACCCGCTCTTATAACGTTCGTTGAATTGAATATATCGGAAGAAGCTAACGGCCGAATTGCAATGCAGGAAATGAAGTAATAGTAGTACacctagtagtagtagtattactaGTAGCGTTAGAACTATTAGTGGTGGTAGCTAGTTGTGCTGGTACTTTGAGTTAGCTGTGCACCGGGTCATAATTATAGTTAAATGTTCTTAATCAATACACTAACTTAACttacaacaacacatttttgcTGTTGTCCTTCCATAAACACTACTTGTTTACATATAAATAAGATATGTTGATTCTTTTTCAAGtactttttttcaaacataCTGATACAATAGGCAGTATCAATGTTAGTACTAGTACAAATAACATCCTAACAACACCCGTCCCGAGCTGCCACAAACATTGGCATCTGTCACGGCAGCTCGGCTGGTGACAGAACGTGCCCTTGATAGCTGCCACTGCCACAATTGGAGCCAGCTCCTGCTGAAAACTCGAAGGTCGTTGAACACAACTCATTGGAGGCCAGTTTTGAAagatgttgttgtgtgtgtgtgtgtgtgtgtgtgtgtgtgtgtgtgtgtgtgtgtgtgtgtgtgtgtgtacaaaagGTGCGGCtacatttcaggaatcaggaatcaagaacatttattaccaaaatatgttagatatacaaggaatttgacttgttgTTTGGTGCTTTAACATTTGTGTCAGTTTTGGGATCGCTTGATAGAGGAATAGTTGCAGCTCATAAAACACCATCTTTTTTAAAAGCCAGCAGATAATCGAAACTTTATGGATTTGGAAACTGCCTTCACTTAAACCCTAAATGTATAAGTGACCCCTGTGCTCTTCATGTCTACCTCTGTGAATGCAATCCATCGAAGACACTAACTGGGAAGAGCTAATGTTTTAATAACTTGTtacttaaaacagaaaaattagGTGTGTTTTAAATTCTCCTTTCACAGGTTTTAAAAGCCGGTGTGCGGTCTTGGGTCCGGCTGCAGAGATCCAGTTTTGCGGCATCCGGTGCTGAAGCATCTCACTCGGGCCAACCAGCATCTCCCGGCTTCTCTTTTGGTGAGTGGGATGCAGGAACCTACATAATATTAAAGGATAGCTTCACTTTCTGTCATACCTGCTTTAAAGCAATGGCAACTTCCCCATATCTACAATGAACTAGTTATTGGTTGCTGTAATTGAAGCCTCGTAAGGCATTGTGGCCTTCTTTCCATTTTATGCTGAAAAAGATTTGAAACTTTAGGGCTGACACAATATGGTTGAACACTTTTCATGAGTGGCAACGTGATTCGATCAGCATATTGCTTTGAAACTCTGTCAACTTATGTTGTTCTTGTTTGCCATATTTCTTagtgaattatttttttgtcattgtaaCATCTGTCAAACTGAGTATATGCAGCTTGAGACATCATCATTCAGGGGGTACGCTTCATTTGGCAGAAGCTCTGACACAGTGCAGTGAAGCAGTGGGCCATTTCAAAAATGATGTGGAAGAAAATgtgttcctttttctttaaaggcGGTTGAAGTTGCTCATCGttgctcttctttcttctgcttTGCCCGACAGAGCTGACGGATGAGCAGAAGGAGTTCCAGCAGCTGGCGAGGAAGTTTGCCCGTGAAGAGATCGTTCCTGCCGCGCCTGCTTATGACAGGAGTGGTGAAGTGAGTGTAGCACAAATATTGAGTTGCAGCtggtgtgtcgtgtgtgtgatTAAATACAGCTTGTCTTGATAAGTTTGCTGACGTAAAGGCTTTTAGATGTCATTGTACGTTGTACTTTCTGTCTGTATCACTTGGTAAAGTCGTGTGCGCTAAAAGGTCACAAGCATTGTTCAGCGTTGCAAAGCTTTTTAACGtccattattttaatttattctgTCATTATAAGTTATTCGTACGGTCGCGATCCTGCTGTAATGAGAATTTATCCTCAAGTTGGTCTTAGAACAGACAGAAGTTTGAATAACTATTTCAACCATTtgcttatttattcatcattttgcAGTATCCTATGCCCATCATCAGGAAAGCATGGGAGCTCGGTCTGATGAATGGTCACATTCCACAGAAATATGGTATGTTATTTTCTTGctcactgttatttatttatttattttttatttgaaaaagatTAATCTTTTGCATGACGCCATCCAGGGTGCCTCCTTTGTGGTCGGCCATGCAGTTCCTGTCACATATTATC is drawn from Gasterosteus aculeatus chromosome 3, fGasAcu3.hap1.1, whole genome shotgun sequence and contains these coding sequences:
- the LOC120816643 gene encoding small ribosomal subunit protein eS8-like yields the protein PKNCIVLVDRLPYRQWYEAHFATPLGRKKGAKLISPFLEEQFLQGKLLDTSSTRKDQRGPRSTMSVKRQPRSASSWKSSSSRESSLLALHPDRASAAGQTATSWKEELEFYLRNIKAKKGK